From the Streptomyces sp. Tu 2975 genome, one window contains:
- a CDS encoding alpha/beta hydrolase, whose protein sequence is MSETGTGDAAEAAVEAAAAAVASDSWRRAGFAGAAIGVVAAGAAAGVALERLTVGRGMRRKARLALDASGPYGALRGTPGQALADDGTALYYEVDEVDPEAAAQRRRRLFGRKAPAPVTVVFSHGYCLSQDSWHFQRAALRGLVRTVHWDQRSHGRSSRGSAQAGSGGLPVTIDQLGRDLKAVIDAAAPEGQLVLVGHSMGGMTMMALADHDPDLVRERVVAAAFVGTSSGKLGEVSYGLPVAGVNAVRRVLPGVLRALGSQAELVERGRRATADLFAGLVKRYSFSSKDVDPAVARFAERMIESTPIDVVAEFYPAFTEHDKAEALAVFQGLPVLVLAGDKDLVTPSTHSEAIADLLRESEPAAELVIVPDAGHLVMLEHPEAVTDRLADLLVRAGAVPAAATVGRYGSTAQPGG, encoded by the coding sequence GTGAGCGAGACCGGTACGGGGGACGCGGCCGAGGCCGCGGTCGAAGCCGCGGCGGCAGCCGTGGCTTCGGACAGCTGGCGTCGCGCGGGCTTCGCGGGAGCGGCGATAGGTGTGGTGGCCGCCGGCGCGGCGGCCGGCGTCGCGCTGGAGCGGCTGACCGTCGGCCGCGGGATGCGCAGGAAGGCGCGTCTCGCGCTCGACGCGTCGGGTCCGTACGGCGCCCTGCGCGGCACGCCGGGGCAGGCCCTCGCCGACGACGGCACCGCCCTCTACTACGAGGTGGACGAGGTCGACCCCGAGGCCGCCGCGCAGCGCCGCCGCAGGCTCTTCGGGCGCAAGGCGCCGGCTCCCGTCACCGTCGTCTTCAGCCACGGCTACTGCCTCAGCCAGGATTCGTGGCACTTCCAGCGTGCCGCGCTGCGCGGACTGGTCCGTACCGTCCACTGGGACCAGCGCAGCCACGGCCGATCAAGCCGGGGCTCGGCGCAGGCCGGTTCCGGCGGCCTGCCGGTGACGATCGACCAGCTGGGCCGGGACCTGAAGGCGGTCATCGACGCGGCGGCCCCCGAGGGGCAGCTGGTGCTGGTCGGCCACTCCATGGGCGGCATGACGATGATGGCGCTCGCCGACCACGATCCCGATCTGGTGCGGGAACGCGTGGTGGCGGCGGCGTTCGTCGGCACCTCGTCCGGGAAGCTGGGCGAGGTCAGCTACGGGCTCCCGGTGGCCGGGGTGAACGCGGTACGGCGGGTCCTGCCGGGCGTGCTGCGCGCGCTGGGCTCGCAGGCCGAGCTGGTGGAACGCGGCCGTAGAGCCACCGCCGACCTGTTCGCCGGGCTCGTCAAGCGGTACTCGTTCTCCTCGAAGGACGTCGACCCCGCCGTCGCCCGGTTCGCCGAGCGGATGATCGAGTCGACGCCCATCGACGTGGTCGCCGAGTTCTACCCTGCCTTCACCGAGCACGACAAGGCCGAGGCGCTCGCGGTCTTCCAAGGGCTGCCGGTGCTCGTCCTCGCGGGTGACAAGGACCTGGTCACCCCGAGTACGCACAGTGAGGCGATCGCGGACCTGCTGCGGGAGAGCGAGCCGGCGGCCGAGCTGGTCATCGTGCCGGACGCGGGCCATCTGGTGATGCTGGAGCATCCGGAGGCCGTGACGGACCGCCTCGCGGACCTTCTGGTGCGGGCCGGAGCGGTGCCGGCAGCGGCTACCGTTGGTCGGTATGGAAGCACCGCACAGCCCGGCGGCTGA